A region from the Acidobacteriota bacterium genome encodes:
- a CDS encoding HD domain-containing protein, which produces MPEPVKTEFIADLKPDTTVTSVFLVLAKEVKRKKDDEPYLDLTLGDRTGQVKAVMWDGVAALQSSFERDDFIKIRAQVNVYRDKLQLKLERLRKLEEAEVNLADFLPTTKADVAAMWIELEQRIARIGNPHLRALLEAIFGDPDIAARFRRAPAAKALHHAFLGGLLEHVTSLCRLAEAVMRNYPWVNADLVITGVLLHDLGKIDELNYERSFSYSTPGQLLGHMILVLRILHDRLRALPDFPPSLAALVEHLIISHHGKYEFGSPKLPMFPEALLLHQLDDMDSKMQAMKSQLEDEPNPSGGEWTGYNRSLDRTLLRLSEYWNPDERSAGLGPRGPQPGASISGTRGEAALGPAPKNDATKSATHG; this is translated from the coding sequence ATGCCCGAGCCGGTCAAGACAGAATTCATCGCCGACCTCAAGCCCGACACCACCGTCACCAGCGTTTTTCTGGTCCTGGCCAAGGAGGTCAAGCGCAAAAAAGACGATGAGCCTTATCTTGACCTCACTTTGGGCGACCGCACCGGCCAGGTCAAGGCCGTGATGTGGGACGGCGTCGCCGCCCTCCAGTCCTCCTTCGAGCGCGACGATTTCATCAAGATCCGCGCCCAGGTGAACGTCTACCGTGACAAGCTGCAGTTGAAGCTCGAACGCCTGCGCAAGCTCGAAGAAGCCGAAGTCAATCTCGCCGATTTTCTCCCCACCACCAAGGCCGATGTTGCCGCCATGTGGATCGAACTCGAGCAGCGCATCGCCCGCATCGGCAACCCCCATCTGCGCGCCTTGCTCGAGGCGATTTTCGGCGACCCCGATATCGCTGCCCGCTTTCGCCGCGCCCCCGCCGCCAAAGCCCTGCACCATGCCTTTCTTGGCGGTCTGCTCGAACACGTAACCTCGCTCTGCCGTCTCGCCGAAGCCGTCATGCGCAATTATCCCTGGGTCAACGCCGACTTGGTGATCACCGGCGTACTCCTCCACGATCTCGGCAAAATCGACGAGCTCAACTACGAGCGCAGCTTCAGCTACTCCACTCCCGGCCAACTCCTCGGCCACATGATCCTGGTGCTGCGCATCCTGCACGACAGGCTGCGCGCGCTGCCCGATTTCCCTCCCTCGCTCGCCGCCTTGGTCGAACACCTCATCATCAGCCATCACGGCAAGTACGAGTTCGGCTCGCCCAAGCTGCCCATGTTCCCCGAAGCGCTGTTGCTGCACCAACTGGACGACATGGACTCCAAGATGCAAGCCATGAAGTCCCAGCTCGAGGATGAGCCCAACCCCTCCGGCGGCGAATGGACCGGCTACAACCGCTCGCTCGATCGCACCCTCCTCCGCCTTAGCGAATACTGGAACCCTGATGAGCGCAGCGCCGGGTTGGGGCCACGGGGCCCCCAACCCGGCGCGAGCATAAGCGGGACGCGCGGTGAAGCCGCGCTGGGGCCCGCGCCAAAAAACGATGCCACCAAGAGCGCGACGCACGGGTAA
- a CDS encoding BlaI/MecI/CopY family transcriptional regulator, producing MPPRARRTGNELPQLELECLAALWTMAEAPVAAVHQHLADQGRPLAYTTVLTVLDRLRRKQVVTRERHGRAFIYRPLVSREQMRARALERLVRNYFASRAELEAWLRDGHTPPSPPQAQPAEAPAELTEPLFID from the coding sequence ATGCCACCAAGAGCGCGACGCACGGGTAACGAGCTCCCACAGTTGGAGCTCGAATGCCTCGCCGCCCTCTGGACGATGGCCGAGGCTCCGGTCGCCGCCGTGCATCAGCATTTAGCCGATCAGGGCCGCCCGCTAGCTTACACCACCGTCCTCACTGTCCTCGACCGCCTGCGCCGCAAACAAGTCGTCACCCGCGAGCGTCACGGCCGCGCCTTCATTTACCGTCCGCTGGTCAGCCGCGAGCAAATGCGCGCCCGCGCCCTCGAGCGCTTGGTCCGCAACTACTTCGCCTCCCGCGCCGAGCTCGAAGCCTGGCTGCGCGACGGCCACACTCCGCCGTCGCCTCCGCAAGCCCAGCCAGCGGAAGCGCCGGCAGAATTAACCGAGCCGCTCTTTATCGACTAA